A region of the Leptospiraceae bacterium genome:
CTAGACAAGCTAGACCTACCATCAATACCGACTCTACACTTTTGTTTCCTGCATATCCTACAATTCCACACATAGTTTTTAACTCTCTATTTTTTCTTTCGTTTTTTTAAGAAGCGTCTGCAAATCGTTTTCGCTTTTGGCTTCCGCAATAATTCGGATGATCGGCTCTGTATTGGATGCTCTTACATGCACCCAAGAAGAAGTAAAATCAAATCGAATTCCATCTTTGTCGTTTATTTTACTATCTTTGTAACTCTCTTTTAGTTTATTAAAAATTTCTTTAATGTCCCTACCTTGAATGGAAATACTTTCTTTTTTCATGAAAAGTTTTGGCATAATATCTAATTGCTTGTCTACTGTAGTTTTGTTCGAGGAAAGAAAATTTAAAATATGACCAATGCCCGCTAGAGAATCTCTTCCAAAGGAACTAATCTTTGGATCAATCACTCCACCGTTTCCTTCTCCACCAAAGAAAGCTTTTGACTCAATCATTTCTTTTACTACATTTGCCTCGCCTACTTTCGCAAGAAGTAGTTTCTTCCCGTAAGGCTCTATAACTTCCTTCGTGATAAAGCTAGTAGACAGATTCACAACTACATTTTTTAATTTTGAGTCTAATACAGAGTAAACGCTCAAAGGCAAAGTATATTCTTCTGAAATCACACCTCTTTTTGGGGTTAATACTATTAGCCGGTCAGCATCAGGATCTAAAGCAAATCCAATATCTGCATCCGTCTTCTTCATTAACTTAGCTGTTTTAGCAAGAGCAGCCGGTGTAGGCTCAGGCGGACGCGGAAACTTTCCATCTGGAGCGCAATATTGTCTGTATACCCCACAACCCAATCGTTCGAGAAATGCCGGAACAACTATGCTCCCACCACCATTAACTGCATCTACAAAGACTTTAAATTTTTTCTTTTTAATCTTAGCGAGATCAATTTGCTTTAAAACTGATTCAAAATGTAAATTCGTAAACTCTGACGAAACATCTTTCTTAGAAGAGCCAGGTGCAAACTTAGGTAAAGGAAGATTATCCTCTACGATGAAAGATTTTAATTTATCAATTTGCTCTGCATCAAAGAAAAAACCATTTTTCCCAACAAACTTAAACGCATTCCACTCAATTGGATTATGCGAAGCGCTAATCATAATCCCGCCATCGCTTTTAGTTTCGTTGACGATTGATTTTAAAGTAGGTGTTGGAACAATACCGATTGTTTTAACATTAACTCCAAGAGAAAGGAGAACGCCAGAAACAAGGTTTTCGATAAACTCACCACTAGGCCTTGAATCCCTACCAATGATGATAGTCTTGGGGTTTAAGACTTTTGCAAATGCTAATGTGAAGGAGACGAGATTCTGAAGATTGAGACCTGAGGGGATAATCCCCCGTATCCCAGAAACAGAAATCATTAAAGAATTGGAATTCGTTATTGAAATTTCTTTGTAGTTCATATTAAATTTTGTTAAAATTTAATAAATAGAACATGGGCGATGACAGGATTGAACTGCCGACCCGCTGCTTGTAAGGCAGCTGCTCTCCCAGCTGAGCTAATCGCCCTGAGAATACATTCCAGAAAAAATAAATATAAGATTTTGTCTAGCGAAAATAGAAAAAACTTACAGATATTTTAATTTTTATGAAATTCGCAGACAGGGTCATTTATTCTAATTATTATTTCTTAAATATTAACTCTTTATAGCTGCGATTTTAACAGAAATTCTACTTTTGCTTCTGTTTGCAGATTTTTTATGAATAATCTTATCTTTTGCAGCTTTATCTACAAGAGACGCATATTCGTTATAGAACTTGAGAGCATCTTCTTTCTTGCCTGCTTTCACTGATTTTAGAATGCTTTTTGCAAAAGTTCTGATAGAGGACTTTTTCTTTGCATTTCTTTCTCTTCTTTTTTCTGATCTTCTAATGTCTTTTTTGGACGATTTTAAATTTGCCAATGTAATTAACCTTTAATAAATAATTTTCCTGATTGTACTAGCTATCCTGTGATTTGGGGACTTTGAGTCAAGTTAAAATAAAATTTTCGGTGGTTGAAGTTTAATAATTGGGTGTTTGGTATAAAGGGATTCTCAGGAAGACTCAATTACGGGATTCCTTTTACCTTTGTATAAGAAGACGATGCACATAACATAGGGTAGGAATGGGTTCCCTTATACCTTAAATATGGGTTCAGGGGGCATAGGGAACCTATAGTGAGTCTATGTTTGAACCCATAGCTAACCTATATTTGATAGAACGTCATCTTAAACACACCTTATACAAAGCATTAACTTCTCCCCGACCTCAATCACTTTGAATCACGCTATTCTCTTTAAAGAAATCAAGATAAGAGCGGAGCATTCTACTTGCGGATAATCCGTAAAAGCCGTTCTTTCTATTTTGGCTTGCGATTTTGAAAAGGGTATCCCATTGATTGTAAAGAGTTTTGTAAGCAAAAAAGAGAGAGTATTTTCGATCATAGATATGAGTGGATTCTGCTTCGCTTCCGTTGACTTCTAGAATTTTGAAATCTCTTCCGTTGGATAATGCTTGTTTGTCTTTGAACTTAATGTCCATGCGTCCGAAGTCGTAACCTTTTACGGAAGAAAATATTTCTTCTAGTCTTTTGAATGTTTTCCCTTCGATGTCATTGATTCCATCCTCGAAGATTGCACCCTGACAATGATTTCCGGCACTACAGATTCGAAAGTTAGTTTCAGCAGCGATGATAGTATCAAGATGATTCTTGTTCTTTTCAAAATACGCACTTGCCATATACTTTGCTCTTTTATCTGATAGAATTAATTCAGATAGAGAAGATTTGCCATCTCCTTTTAAGAAAGGTAGGATTTTGCGGGTAATAGACGTTATTCTGCCCTTTGGTTCAGATGGGATTTTCACCCAGAAGACTCCGTATTCTAGTGGATACTCAATGTATTCCTGAATTAGAAAATCTCTATTGCAGAGCCTTGTGTATTCTAATAGGTCATTTCTATTGCGGATGATTTTAAATCCATTTCCTCTATGTCCCCGATCTGGCTTACAAATGACTGGATAGTTTAATTTATTCTTTTGAATCTGTTCCTCTATCGATAAAAGGTTTTCCTTATTATTGACTTCAATTAAGATTGTTTTGGCTACAGATTCCGGGTGAGAAAAAAATTGTGAAATCATATCATATTTTGAATCAAATGCCATTCCCCCTGCCGCAAAACAAGGATTAACTGCTGAAATCGCTGTAAAGGAGATTCTATATTTTAGCATCAAAAAGATATAATAGAAAAATACAGGTATATAAAAAATATTTGCAGGCAAAAATTCCCAGTGTTTATAAGACAAGAGCTTGTAATATTTGATTTTTATTTTGTTTTGCAGTGAAATCATTCTAGTTTCCTTTTCCAACTTTGACTCTCATACCTTATGAAACAAGTCATTTCGTTTTTTCTTTCTATCAAAGAATAATTGCTAGAAAACAACTAGGGATTTTTTAAAATAGAGCCTAACAATGAATACCATCAAGTTATTTTGGAAAAGAATCAACGAAATAGGTCTAAAAAACAAAGAAATTGACTCCATTGAGTCAAGATCAGTCGTATACTCAAATCAATTCTCTTTTATCATCGCACTACTCCTTTTTCAAAATATTTTATTCAATGCCTTTTACAGTCTTTTTCTTTATTCTTTTTTAGATTTTATTTTAATCCTATTTTTATTACCCGTTTTTATTTCAAACAAACATCGGTTTTATAAAAGTGCTGGTATATATTTAGTATCCTTTGCTAATCTCGGAATCTTTATTATCGACTCAATGGTAGGAAAAGAAGCGGGGAATTATATGTATTATGTGTCAGTCATTCTGTTAAACTTTTTCGTAATTGACTCTTCTAAGAAACGCATAATCATAATTAACTTTTTAATCACGAGCTTACTTTTGATTAGTCTTGAATTGACTGATCATTCTTTGTTTTTGGATAAGACACTAACTATTTTTCACAAACAGTATTTATTCACCATTGCAGTTTTTACCAATTGTAGTTTTATAACCTTTTGTCTCTATCGAATTATTTACAACCGCTCCAAGATAGAACTCGAATTACAGAACGAAGAGAAAACTTTAAAATCCATATTTAACTTTAGCCCATTAGGAATTGCCCTACTCAATAAGATAAAACAATCGAATCGTTTAATATCAATTTCAAAAACAATTTTTCAAAAATAACCAATCTGGAAATTCAAACAAACAAAAACTTGCTTGATTATGTTTCAGAAAATGATCTTCAAAATTTTAGAAACTATTTTAGTCTAATCGAAGAAGGTAAAACCATTCGAATATAAAAAAACTTTAAAACTGATTTTACATCCAATTGGTTTGATATTACATTTAGTCCAATCCTGGGAAATGATAATTCGTGCAGTAAAATAGTTCTAACTTTTGTGGACATTACCAAAAGAAAGCAACTTGAAATAGAAGCAGAAGTCGCAAAAGAAAAAGCAGAAGCGGCTAATACTTCTAAATCGCAATTTTTATCTTCCATGAGTCGTGAAATAGGAACTCCTATGAACGCAATCATTGATCTAACAGATACACTGATCGCGGAATATCCACGCAAAGATCAAAGGGATAGTTTAAATCAGCTTAAATCTTCCAATGAAAAATTACTGATTCTTATTAAGGATATTGTCAATTCTGAAGCGAGAATACAAAATAATAGAAGTATATGCTAAGAAAAATTTGGTTTAAAATATTACACTTAGGAGTAAATGATGACTTACCGTTTGATAGCGTTCGTAAAATAATAGCAATTAACAGAATACTTTTCATAATCTGTTCTACATCTGCTATTAATTTAATTGGCGATTGTTTCAAAGAATTATATTTCTATGCGATTGTCGATGCGGTTATCATTGTTTCATTCAGTTTCTTCTTTTGGCTCAGTTACAAAGGCTACTATAAATTATCCTTTCATTGTATAGTCCTATCCTTGAACTTCTTCCTATTCATTCTTGCATCGTCTACAGGAACTCAATCTGGAATTTTTTTACTTTTCTTTCCTCTCATAATTATCAGTTTCTTTTTCATAGGCATAAATCAAAGAGTTTCTCTATTCTTTTACTCATTTCTACCCATAGCGCTTCTAACTATAACGGTTACTACTGATTATTCTCTTTTAAAGAGACAATCAATTAGCATAGATGCAATGAATTATTTATTTTTTGAATCTATCCTTTCTATTATTATTTTCACAGGGTATAGTCTATACACAATAGTTGAAACAAATGAAACCATTGAAATAAAACTTCGCGAGAATAAAGCTAATCTAAACGCAATCTATAATAATGGTTTATTAAACATAGTTTTTATTGATAAAGAAATGAGAGTTAAAAACTTTAATGAACTTGCAAAGGAAAACTCATTAAGCATATTACACCTTCCCATCAACAAAGGCGATTACTTTCTTGATTTTATTTTAAAAGAAGACAGAAAATATTTTATCCGTAGCATCAAAAAAGCTCTCAATGGTAAAGTGACCTATCTAGAAAAGAATGTAGCAACAGATGAGTATGACCTTTGGTTTGAATTGCATTTTTGTCCAGTCCTCGATGAGAGCAAAAATGTAGAAGGTATAATCATCGCAGCAACAAACATTACCGAAAGAAAAAGAATTGAAATCAAAATATCAGAAGCCAGAAAAAATGCAGAAGCGGATAATAGAAGTAAATCCCAATTTTTATCATCGATCAGTCAAGAAATCAGAAATCCAATGAATACATTGATTGGAACAGTCGGAGAATTAATAGGTAATAATCCAAGAGAAGATCAGTTTATAAAACTATCCAATCTAAAAACTTCAGCCGAAAAGTTTTTAATTATAATAAATGATATATTGGATTTCAATCGCTTGGATACAGGCGAATTTGAGTTAGACGAATCTGAATTCAATTTGATTCATCTATTAACAACACTTACCAATTTTATTTCGCCATTAATCACTAATAAAGACTTGGAATTCGTTACAATTTATGATGAAAAAATTCCGACCGTATTAATTGGAGATTCAGTAAGACTCTCTCAAATTATCACAAACTTAATAGGAAATTCCATTCGTTATACTGATCGAGGCAAAATTGTTTTCGAAGTAAAATTAGAAGAGGAGAGTATTCAGTATTCGCAAGTAGGATTCTACATTTCGGACACAGGCTATGGCATAGAAGAACATACGATTGATAGCATATTTGAATCTTATGATTCTGCTTACTCCAATCTAAATGGAATCCTTCCTAGCTCAGGATTGGGATTAGTGATTACAAAGCGTCTATTGGAATATATGAACACAACTATCTTTTTAGAGAGCGAACTAAGAAGAGGAGCAAAGTATTATTTTACTTTAAAATTCAAAAATACTGAAAGAAGCGAATTAGATAGTCTAAATTACGTCATAGAGAAACGAGAGAAAAGTCCCTATAAGAAGCTTAAGAATATGCGATTACTATTGGTTGAAGATTACTTAATAAATCAAATGATTGTAGAAGAATTTTTAAGTAAATGGGAAGTAAACTTAGACATAGCGGATAACGGTCTTCAGGCGCTTGGATTGATTGAATCAAAGGACTACGACATTATTTTGATGGATTTACAAATGCCAGAACTCGATGGATTTGAAACAACCAAAAGAATTCGAAGTAAGACAGACTTAAAATATAAGAATATACCTATACTTGCTCTTACAGCCTCTTCGGTTAATGATATTCGAGCATCGATTATCGAAGCAGGAATGAATGATTATATTTCAAAACCCTTTGAGTCAGAAGAATTATACGGAAAAATATTAAAATATACGGAGAATAACAATGATTCTTTGTTTTAAATAAAGGAAATCGCCTGTGCTAATTTTCACGGAGCTAATGCTTATTTTGATGGAAAATTTAGAAAAATAAAATAGTCGTTCTTAGACTTGACGAAACAAGTTCAATTATACAAATTACAAAAGTATTCTTTTGCATAACAACTAATAGGATGTAACCACAATGAAACAACTTCTTTTCTTAGCTAAACCTTTCACTCTCATCGGGTTTATTTTTTTTATAAACGGATGCGCACTCTTGCAACAGTTTTTAGGTGGAGATAACCAACCTACTTTTTCTCTCAAGAGTGTAGACATCACCAAAATTACTTTGGAGAATATTTCTTTAAAAGTATTGACCAATGTAAGAAATCCCTACCCTGCTGCACTACCAAAATCCATTTTGGATATGAATGTATCTATCGAAGGAACAAATCTAGCAAAATTCTCAAAGATGGATCTCGGAAGAATTGAAGCAAATTCTAGCAAAGATTTGCCCGTTGATGTAATCATGAAATACACAGACTTAGTAGACATATACAAGAAGATTCCAGGCAAAGATCTGTTAGACGTTAAGCTAGATGGAGTATTAAATGTCCCTATTCCAGAAAAATTACAAATTGCAGGCAAGACATCCTTTGATTTTCCTTTCACCCAGGGCAAACAAATTCCAGCAGTCTTACCAACAATTGACATTCGCAATTTTAAAATCATTAAGCCTGAACCAACACAAATAGTAAGTAGCGCAAAAGATGCAGTAACCGCAACAGCTATGAATTACCTCGACAGCCTTTTAAGTGGCAAGAAAACTACCCCAGTATCTGCCGTCCAAGCAGGACTTGCAAATGTAGACATAGACGTAGCAACAGAATTCGAAATTGCACTAGCCAATCAAGCAGCAGCAGCTTTAAAATTCAGTGATTTAAAATACGATCTAGCACTCAATGGAGAAAAATTTCTTTCAGGAGTTCCTGTAGATATTATCAACAATGGGAAAGAATCTATTGTAAAGGTTAAGACGAGTTTTCCGCTAAAATCAGTTTCCAGTGGTATTGCCGATGCAATTCAAAAAAGAAGCTCTGACTTTAAATTAATCGGCTTATCAGGATTAAACGTTCCAGGCTTACCCGATGGAACAATGAACTTTGAATACGACAAAAAAGGAAATTTCAAATGGTAGTTTGAGATTCTAAAGGAATAACAATGTTTACCACCAAAGTAGAAGCAGTCATTCATGCACCAATAGAAAAAGTTTTCTCTTATGTAAGAGACTTAGAAACTATGCCCCAATACAATGCACATCTCAAACATGCAAAATGGCTAGACGAAAACAAAACTTCTTGTGCGATTACACTCAGTTTGTCGATAGTCAGTATCAATTCTGATTATAAAATTGTAGAAATGCAAGATGGCATTCGATTTGTTGCGAAGTGTGACTCTTCTGCTCTGGCATTTGAGGACATCTATGAATTTGAATCTCGCGGAGAAAATACATTTCTCCGCATAACAGATCACCTCGAATTAAAAGGACTTTTGAAGCTCAGTGAGGGATTTCTTTCTGGAATATTCGGAAAAGAAATGCAGGGAAACATGGATAGGCTCGTCAAAAAAATCGAAGCATTGTAAAATATCTTTACGATGAAAACTATTCTTCTCTTTCTTCTCACCCTCCTTCTATTCTACTCCTGCACTGAATCAAATCATACACAAGAGACTTCGATTCCTAAAAGATTTTTTCCAACGACTGAGACTTATATAACAGAAGGGGCAAATTTACAGTATGCATTAGTTAATTCAAAGAAGAGTAAATTAGTCCTATTCATTCATGGCTCTCCCGGATCTAGCAATGCATTCTCTGAATATTTAGAAGACCTTCAATTACAACAGGAAGCGATTCTAATTTCAATAGATAGGTTCGGATATGGTGGCTCTATGCGCGGATTAGCAGAATTATCTGTTGGCAATCAGGCGCGGTATATCAAGCCTATCTTGGATAAATACAATTTGCCTACGTTGCTTGTAGGTCATTCGTATGGTGGACCTGTGGCATTACGGATGGCAATGGATTATCCAGAGCAGGTAACAAGCATTTTACTCTTGGCTCCCTCTATCGACCCGGAGTTAGAGAAAGTGGAATGGTATCAAAGACTGGGCAATTTTAAAATAATACGATTCTTTTTACCTAGTTTTATTGATGTATCCAATCAAGAAATTTTACCGCTACGCTTTGAACTCGAAAAGATGGAGCACCTCTGGAAGAACTTAAAGACTCCGATGACAATAATCCAAGGCGACAATGATTCTCTCGTCCCACCGCGTAACGCTGATTATGCAGAGAAAATGTATCCCGATAAATCAAAGCTTAAAATCATTCGCGGTGATATGAATCATTTTCTACCCTGGAATCAACGCGAACTAATCCAATCGGAGATATTGGGAATTATGACAGGTATGGAATGACTGGATGTTATATTCTATATAATAAGGATTACATTGTATGAGTAGAGACAGGTCTCAGACCGTCTCTACTATGCAA
Encoded here:
- a CDS encoding response regulator — its product is MLRKIWFKILHLGVNDDLPFDSVRKIIAINRILFIICSTSAINLIGDCFKELYFYAIVDAVIIVSFSFFFWLSYKGYYKLSFHCIVLSLNFFLFILASSTGTQSGIFLLFFPLIIISFFFIGINQRVSLFFYSFLPIALLTITVTTDYSLLKRQSISIDAMNYLFFESILSIIIFTGYSLYTIVETNETIEIKLRENKANLNAIYNNGLLNIVFIDKEMRVKNFNELAKENSLSILHLPINKGDYFLDFILKEDRKYFIRSIKKALNGKVTYLEKNVATDEYDLWFELHFCPVLDESKNVEGIIIAATNITERKRIEIKISEARKNAEADNRSKSQFLSSISQEIRNPMNTLIGTVGELIGNNPREDQFIKLSNLKTSAEKFLIIINDILDFNRLDTGEFELDESEFNLIHLLTTLTNFISPLITNKDLEFVTIYDEKIPTVLIGDSVRLSQIITNLIGNSIRYTDRGKIVFEVKLEEESIQYSQVGFYISDTGYGIEEHTIDSIFESYDSAYSNLNGILPSSGLGLVITKRLLEYMNTTIFLESELRRGAKYYFTLKFKNTERSELDSLNYVIEKREKSPYKKLKNMRLLLVEDYLINQMIVEEFLSKWEVNLDIADNGLQALGLIESKDYDIILMDLQMPELDGFETTKRIRSKTDLKYKNIPILALTASSVNDIRASIIEAGMNDYISKPFESEELYGKILKYTENNNDSLF
- the glmM gene encoding phosphoglucosamine mutase, giving the protein MNYKEISITNSNSLMISVSGIRGIIPSGLNLQNLVSFTLAFAKVLNPKTIIIGRDSRPSGEFIENLVSGVLLSLGVNVKTIGIVPTPTLKSIVNETKSDGGIMISASHNPIEWNAFKFVGKNGFFFDAEQIDKLKSFIVEDNLPLPKFAPGSSKKDVSSEFTNLHFESVLKQIDLAKIKKKKFKVFVDAVNGGGSIVVPAFLERLGCGVYRQYCAPDGKFPRPPEPTPAALAKTAKLMKKTDADIGFALDPDADRLIVLTPKRGVISEEYTLPLSVYSVLDSKLKNVVVNLSTSFITKEVIEPYGKKLLLAKVGEANVVKEMIESKAFFGGEGNGGVIDPKISSFGRDSLAGIGHILNFLSSNKTTVDKQLDIMPKLFMKKESISIQGRDIKEIFNKLKESYKDSKINDKDGIRFDFTSSWVHVRASNTEPIIRIIAEAKSENDLQTLLKKTKEKIES
- a CDS encoding 30S ribosomal protein S20 yields the protein MANLKSSKKDIRRSEKRRERNAKKKSSIRTFAKSILKSVKAGKKEDALKFYNEYASLVDKAAKDKIIHKKSANRSKSRISVKIAAIKS
- a CDS encoding SRPBCC family protein, whose protein sequence is MFTTKVEAVIHAPIEKVFSYVRDLETMPQYNAHLKHAKWLDENKTSCAITLSLSIVSINSDYKIVEMQDGIRFVAKCDSSALAFEDIYEFESRGENTFLRITDHLELKGLLKLSEGFLSGIFGKEMQGNMDRLVKKIEAL
- a CDS encoding alpha/beta hydrolase; this encodes MKTILLFLLTLLLFYSCTESNHTQETSIPKRFFPTTETYITEGANLQYALVNSKKSKLVLFIHGSPGSSNAFSEYLEDLQLQQEAILISIDRFGYGGSMRGLAELSVGNQARYIKPILDKYNLPTLLVGHSYGGPVALRMAMDYPEQVTSILLLAPSIDPELEKVEWYQRLGNFKIIRFFLPSFIDVSNQEILPLRFELEKMEHLWKNLKTPMTIIQGDNDSLVPPRNADYAEKMYPDKSKLKIIRGDMNHFLPWNQRELIQSEILGIMTGME